The DNA region CTCTTCGGCTCTCCTTTTAACTTTAACAGCGCTGTCACCTTGCGTTATATTAACTTATATATACAAACCTGCAACATACTTTCAAAAGATGTTCATTTTTATTGTTGAATCTTTAGTTTTTTTAGTCCTTTATCTGATTACAATAAAGAAAAGTACTTTCCTAAGCGATGAAGAAAAAAACAAAATTTCAAATATGATTTCTTCCCTCTGGGGATCAATATTAGAAAAGGCAAAGGTAAAGCAATAAATGAAAAATAAGAAAAGTCTTAAATTAAGCATTATATGCTATGTTGACATATCTGTGCTAAATGCTGAAAGCATCCAAATAATCAATTTTGCAAAAGCTTTGCATAGATTAGGACATAAAATATCGCTCTTCGCTCCCCTTATTGGCAAAAAAAGAGAAGATGACAAAATTAGGATAAAGTATCTTCCACTTATCGATTTAAAATATCTTCGTCCCTTGTCGTTCATTTTTCTTACCCCCTTTCATCTATTACATCTTCTAAAAAAAGAAAACCCTGATGCTGTAATCTGTTTTGATTTATATAGTGCGCCAACAATTATTCCAGTCATTAGACTTCTCAATATTCCAATTTTTCTCTATCTAAACAGTATAATTCTTGAAGATATGAAGGCGCTCAATAGGAACAGGATTACGACATTTATTTCTGACCTTGCTTACAGGTCAAATGTAAAATTGAGCAATTCTGTCGGATGCATATCAAAACCTGTAATGGATTATGTGGTTAATAAATTAAAAAAACCGAAAAATTCTGTCTCAGTAATAAAAGACGCTGTTGATACCGATTTGTTTTGTCCCATTGACAAAAAAGAAGCCCAAATAAAATGCCGTCTGAATGTAAACTGTAGATATATCGGCTTTGTAGGCAGTCTTTGTTTATGGCACGGAGTTGACT from Candidatus Schekmanbacteria bacterium includes:
- a CDS encoding glycosyltransferase family 1 protein — protein: MKNKKSLKLSIICYVDISVLNAESIQIINFAKALHRLGHKISLFAPLIGKKREDDKIRIKYLPLIDLKYLRPLSFIFLTPFHLLHLLKKENPDAVICFDLYSAPTIIPVIRLLNIPIFLYLNSIILEDMKALNRNRITTFISDLAYRSNVKLSNSVGCISKPVMDYVVNKLKKPKNSVSVIKDAVDTDLFCPIDKKEAQIKCRLNVNCRYIGFVGSLCLWHGVDYLVEAAPLIINKNPDIRFLIVGDGEMKKTLQRRCNELGISDYFIWTGFIEYEIVPTFISAFDIAVAFFKKVRSNYGSPMKIFEYLSCAKPVLASNYPEYGQFVESLGAGISANPEDKEELSEKICGLLNNEENLIQMGKKGREAVLKMHTWEKRAEEMSRLINSMISNYGKN